The sequence below is a genomic window from Pleurocapsa sp. PCC 7327.
TAGCGATCGTCGGTCTCTTCTTCTACCGCTTCAAAGCATTCGGAACTGGCAATTTCATTGAGGGCTGCGATCGCAGTTTTTAGGGAACTATTGCCGACAATTTGTTGGTGCACTCGTTCAGATAATTTCTGTACGGTTGCGAGTTCGGAACCCGTATATTTTAACGTCATTCCCAGGAAGGGAATAAGCTGATAGTGAGGCAATTCCAGTCTAGCTCGCAGGAGATTGCAACAGTAACGGCGGGCTTGGGCCACCTGAGGTTTCTGGGGCAGATCGAGGGGACTGGGATAGAGAAATTGCTCTGGATAGGTAGCTAAAGCGTTGAGATCTTGGGCGGCAATGAGATCTCGTCGTTCTAGAATTTCTAAAGCTGCTTTGAGATTGTCGGGAGAATGGGGGCGGTCGATAAATTGTAGGAGTTTAAGAATTTCTTCAGGAATTTGCGAGAAGCGATCGCTTTCGCCGACTTCGTAAACTTTAATATTATGTTGCCGTAGTGAATCCGTCAGTTGCTCTGCCAGAAACCGACCTTGACGATTTTCCCGGACTAATATAGCGGCATTTCGCTGGGAGTCTTCCGTAAGTAATTTAATGACTCGCTTTTGGATGAGTGCGACTGTTTCATAAGTATCTTCAGGAGTATAAATTTCCAATCCCAGACCTTTAGCTTTTGGATTGGCTAATTTTTGCGGGTCGCCAGCGTCAACGGGATAAATTTTTTGCTCGCGGAAAGGTAATTCTATTTTCTGTGCGACGTAGGTATTTTTCGATTCTAAATTCTTTTGATTAATGTATCTTCTGTGCAAAACGTATTCTGAATTTTGTAACTCTTGTTGTTGTGACTGCTTATCCTTGCTTCTCCAGGTGTTATTGACCCACTCCAGGATAAAATTCGCTGCGTCGATGATACGCTGATTGCTGCGACCTGCTCGATCCATCGTAGCGAGGTTTCCTTGAATTTGGCAGGTGGTACAAAACCAGTTGAAATAGAGGGGATCGGCGGGTGTGAAGGTAGAGTTAATTGCTTGGTTGGGATCGCCAACGCGGACTAAATTCATTGGTGCATTGAGATTGCTAGGATCGGCAGCAAGAATTGAAATGAGTTTTTCTTGCAAGGGACTGGAATCTTGAGCTTCATCTTCAAAAACGGCAAAGACTTGATTTTGCCAAATCTGGCGAATGGATTCGTTTTCTAGAACTCGCAAGGCGGCGAGGATCATGTCATCGTAATCGATTAAATCGCGCGATCGCATCAATCGCTCGTATTGTTGATATAATCCCGCCGCGATCGCTAAAATTTGATAGTCATCGTTGGTCTGTTGGCTAATTTCTGCCAAGGCTTCTGGCGACAAACCGGAACTTTTTGCTTCTCGAATGACGGTGTGAGCGAGATTTGGCAAGACTTCGGTACGCAAGACCGAGTGACGGCGCAATTTTTC
It includes:
- a CDS encoding ATP-dependent helicase encodes the protein MPFDSNDSATNRITTVSSWTETSVRTDLEEKLEQLRKSLRPGQRDLADWKGGQMAISAVPGAGKSHSLSVAAAIAIARYQLHARKQLVIVTYTRSAAASIKDKIKQQLKELQLPQTGFSVQTLHGLALNIANRYPELSGLNLDSATLITPNSTHRIVRACVEQWINTAPRRYQILLEGMQFDGEEAEKLRRHSVLRTEVLPNLAHTVIREAKSSGLSPEALAEISQQTNDDYQILAIAAGLYQQYERLMRSRDLIDYDDMILAALRVLENESIRQIWQNQVFAVFEDEAQDSSPLQEKLISILAADPSNLNAPMNLVRVGDPNQAINSTFTPADPLYFNWFCTTCQIQGNLATMDRAGRSNQRIIDAANFILEWVNNTWRSKDKQSQQQELQNSEYVLHRRYINQKNLESKNTYVAQKIELPFREQKIYPVDAGDPQKLANPKAKGLGLEIYTPEDTYETVALIQKRVIKLLTEDSQRNAAILVRENRQGRFLAEQLTDSLRQHNIKVYEVGESDRFSQIPEEILKLLQFIDRPHSPDNLKAALEILERRDLIAAQDLNALATYPEQFLYPSPLDLPQKPQVAQARRYCCNLLRARLELPHYQLIPFLGMTLKYTGSELATVQKLSERVHQQIVGNSSLKTAIAALNEIASSECFEAVEEETDDRYTSQGQLTIITMHKAKGLDWDYVFIPFLHEDVLPGKPWVPTSSKFLGDFTLAEVARAQIRTAVHAQYLDPDSLPPIPQPLEAWEEAGKLKKAEEFRLLYVAMTRAKRLLWMSAETKAPFRWNTFRGDRVSNLQDKTPCPILSALMRQFPESVVKIGF